Proteins from a genomic interval of Cervus elaphus chromosome 13, mCerEla1.1, whole genome shotgun sequence:
- the ARPIN gene encoding arpin produces the protein MSRIYHDSALHNKAVRSARLPGAWDPAAHQRGDGVLLEGELLDVSRHSISDAHGRKERYYVLYIRPSRIHRRKFDSKGNEIEPNFSATRKVNTGFLMSSYKVEAKGDSDRLTLEVLKGLVNKPELLALTDSLTPAETVAFWMPESEMEAMELELGAGVRLKTRGDSPFLDSLAKLEAGTVTKCNFAGDGKTGASWTDNIMAQKSSGAAASETREQGDGAEDEEWDD, from the exons ATGAGCCGTATCTACCACGATAGCGCCCTCCACAACAAGGCGGTGCGCAGCGCGCGGCTGCCGGGGGCCTGGGACCCAGCCGCCCACCAGCG GGGAGATGGCGTCCTGCTGGAGGGAGAATTGCTCGATGTATCCCGGCACAGCATCTCAGATGCCCACGGCAGGAAG GAGCGCTACTACGTGCTGTATATCCGGCCAAGTCGCATCCATCGCCGTAAGTTCGACTCCAAGGGAAACGAAATTGAGCCCAACTTCAGCGCCACCAGGAAGGTGAACACGGGCTTCCTCATGTCCTCTTACA AGGTGGAAGCCAAGGGTGACTCGGACAGACTGACGCTCGAGGTGCTGAAGGGGCTGGTGAATAAGCCGGAGCTGCTCGCGCTGACAGACAGCCTCACCCCCGCTGAGACAGTGGCCTTCTGGATGCCCGAGTCAGAGATGGAGGCCATGGAGCTTGAACTCGGGGCTGGGGTACGGCTGAAAACTCGAGGCGACAGCCCCTTCCTGG ATTCATTAGCCAAACTTGAGGCTGGAACAGTGACCAAGTGTAATTTCGCTGGAGACGGGAAGACGGGAGCATCCTGGACGGACAACATCATGGCCCAAAAGTCTTCGGGAGCGGCTGCAAGTGAGACCCGAGAGCAGGGGGATGGCGCAGAGGATGAGGAGTGG GATGACTGA